The genomic stretch ATGAATTGGACGTGCGCCGGCGTTTTCCACAGAAATTTGCCAGACATTTCTTTTTGCTTCGGGTCAAAAAAATGAAAATGGCTTTCAACTGATTCCGGGCGAACGGGTTCGGAAAAAACAAAAAATATGCTGGAGTCCGGATAAATGGATTGGCTGCTGTCTGGGATTGATTGAAAAACGAGCGCCGGCGGGATCGTGTCGGGCGCAGCAGAGCCGTCAAAAACCACCGAGTTGTAGGCGGTGTCAATCGGATTAGCTGACAGGTCAAAAATATTTTGTGCGAAAAGTTCGTAAGGCATTTCTTTTTGCTCGTCGGTAATGAGATGAAAAATCGACCCGTCGCGCGAATCCTGGTAAAAACTCTTAATTTGCAAATGTGTTTGCGCATCGTTTTCAGCGGAAATTTTGAAAAATTTCTCCGGCAAATTTTTTGCCAACGGCTGAATATTTTCGTTAAAACGCACGTCAACGCGATTTTTATCCACTGCATAAGCGGACTTCAGAAAGGGCAGTAAAGTATCTTCGACTGTAATTTGAAAATCTATGTCAGTGAGCAATAATTTCATTTCACTGAGCGTCACGTCGCCGTTGGACACGCCGATGGCGTCAAAGCCGCGGGTATATTTGCGATCCCCATCTTTGTCGCCGATGGCAAAAAAACGATATTTCCCCGGCGCCATATATTTAAGTTGGTACTCGCCTTTTTCGTTGCACTGAGTGTAATAATCTGCCAGCAGCTCGGACGGATCGGGAGCTGATTTTTCGCCGATCTGATAGGCGCAAATAAGCGTTCCGCCGACATTCGATTTGCCGAACACATGCCCGGAAACCTGTCCTTCGTCAATTTTTGGCCCGGTCGAGAAGGCGATGGAATAGGACTGTTCCATGCGGTTATTTCTCAAATCGCTGGATTTGGCGCCAATGGTGACGACGTAAGTGCGTGGCGATTTAAGCGTGTCGCCAAAAGTGATTTTGACTTTTTTGCCGCGCCAGTGAAATTGAATTTCCTCGGAAGGCAGCGGTGAAATGAAAAAGGCGTCTTCGAAAGATCTTTTTGTCACCCGTTCGCTGAATGCAATTTTAATCGCAGCGTCAGTGGGGACATTCAAAGCCCCGTTTTCCGGAAATGTGGAGACAATTGAAGGCGGTGTTTTGTCTTCGGGCCCGCCGCGGGGAGGCATTTGTTTGGCGCAGAACGAAATTAGTATGATTAACAAACAAATTGCGCTGCAAAGAAATAATTTCTTTTTGATTCCCGTTTTTGCCATTGTCATTTGATTCTTATCTTTAATTTTTTATTGAGGTTGTCATTGCTTTTTGTGTCGCTGCGGCAAAATTTATTTTTTAAAATACAGAAATCAGCAGCAAATTGCAAGAACTTTTTCTGCATTTCATCAGTCATACTATTTGATTTTCGCTTGAAATAAAACAGTGTTTCAATTTTAAATGACC from Calditrichota bacterium encodes the following:
- a CDS encoding Ig-like domain-containing protein, yielding MPPRGGPEDKTPPSIVSTFPENGALNVPTDAAIKIAFSERVTKRSFEDAFFISPLPSEEIQFHWRGKKVKITFGDTLKSPRTYVVTIGAKSSDLRNNRMEQSYSIAFSTGPKIDEGQVSGHVFGKSNVGGTLICAYQIGEKSAPDPSELLADYYTQCNEKGEYQLKYMAPGKYRFFAIGDKDGDRKYTRGFDAIGVSNGDVTLSEMKLLLTDIDFQITVEDTLLPFLKSAYAVDKNRVDVRFNENIQPLAKNLPEKFFKISAENDAQTHLQIKSFYQDSRDGSIFHLITDEQKEMPYELFAQNIFDLSANPIDTAYNSVVFDGSAAPDTIPPALVFQSIPDSSQSIYPDSSIFFVFSEPVRPESVESHFHFFDPKQKEMSGKFLWKTPAHVQFIPEPNLLFSSSYLMKAAVDSIFDLNGNSLKDSVFSIFFQTMPKDTLTAIGGTFSDAQANATGEIHLFANNGDHRYHLTIPEPGPYEFKNILPGIYTIYAFRDEDGNGKFSFGKPFPFAPAERFVFYPDSVKVRSRWPNEGNDIILKIKYSER